DNA from candidate division KSB1 bacterium:
CGCGCTGGTGAAAGCCGGTCAGCCGGTAGAAGTAGCGGTTGATGCGCTGCCCGGCGTCAAATTTTCCGGCAGGGTTTTTTCCGTGGCGCAAAAAACCGATCACGAGCGCACCTATCCGGTCGAGATTCTCGTTCAGAACGATCAAACGGAATCGTTGAAAAGCGGCATGTTCGGCCGCGCCACGATTCAGGTGGCGAGCGCAGCGCAAGCGCTCGTGGTTCCGGGCGAAGCCGTGCTCTCCGATGCCGCTCGCCACAACTATGTTTTTGTGGAAGAAAACGGCCTGGCCAAGCGCGTCGAGGTGCAGATCGGTTTGAAACAAGACAATCAGGTTCAAATTGTTAGCGGCCTCTCAGCCGGGGCGCGCCTGGTCGTCTCAGGTCAACAGCGCTTGACCGACGGCGCGAAGGTGGTGGTGCAGAATTAGAGTTGGTAGCTGGTGGCTGGTAGCTGGTGACTGGTATGCAAGCAACCAGCAACGAGCTACCAGCTACCAGCATCAAAAATCTTTCAAGGCAAAAACATGAAACTCACCGAAGTCTCGATAAAACGCCCGGCGTTCATCACCATGGTGTTTACCGCGTTGGCGGCGCTGGGCCTCTTCGCCTATTCGCAAATGGGCGTCGATTTGCTGCCGAAGATGGACTGGCCGATGGTTTCCGTGGTGACAATTTATCCCGGCGCCGGCCCAAAAGAAGTAGAAGCCACCGTTTCCAAGCCGATTGAAGAGGCGCTGTCGAGCCTCAACGGCTTGAAGCATTTGCGCTCGTTCTCCAACGAAAATGTCTCGGTGATTTTGGCGGAATTTTCTTTCACCACCGACGTCGAATCGGCGACCAATGAAGTGCAGCGCAAGGTCGACGGCGTGCGCGCTGATTTACCCAGGGAGATTTACACGCCGACCGTCGCCAAATCCGACATCAACGACTTTCCGATCGTGCGCATCGCCATGAGCGGCAAGAACGCCGATCCTCGCGCGCTTTATCAATTTGCCGACGAGCACGTGTCGCAGCGCCTGGAGCAGATTCCCGGTGTCTCCAGCGTGGAAATCGTCGGCGGCCAAAAACGCGAGATTCGCATCGAAGTCGATAACGACCGCTTGCGCGCCTACAACCTCTCGGTCTTGCAAGTTAGCCAGGCTTTGCAGCGCGAGAATTTGGATTTTCCCACCGGCAAAATCAATTCGCCGACGAATCAGTACATCGTGCGCGTCACCGGAAAATTTTCCACGCCGGCGGCGATGAACAACATCGTGCTCGCGGCGCGCGGCGACAGCAAAATTTATTTGCGCGACGTGGCGCGGGTGTTGGATACTTACAATGAAGACGTGACCTACACTCGCCTGAACGGCGAGCCGGCGGTCGGTTTGTTTTTGCAGAGGCAATCCGGCGCCAACTCCGTGCAGGTTGCCCAATCGGTGCGCCAAGAACTGGAAAAAATCGAGCAGGAGCAAGGCGGCCGCATTCATTTTGAAATCGCGCAGGATATTACCCAATTCACGCTGCATTCGGTGAATGAAGTCAAGCGCGATCTGGGTCTTGCCGTGCTGATGGTGGCGATCGTGCTGTTCGTCTTCTTGCACAGCTTCCGCAACTCGCTCATCGTGCTGCTGTCGATTCCGACCAGCTTGATCACGACGTTCATCATGATGCAGGCCTTCGGCTTCACCATCAACCTGGTGTCGTTGATGGCGCTGGCGCTGGTCATCGGCATTTTGGTGGATGATTCCATCGTCGTGCTCGAAAACATTCACCGCCATCTCGAACGCGGCGAAGAGCAAAAAACCGCGGCGCTCAAGGGCCGCGCTGAAATCGGCTTTGCGGCCATCGCCATCACCCTGGTCGACGTCGTTGTGTTTCTGCCGATTGCCTTGATCGGCGGCATTGTCGGCAAAATTTTCAAAGAGTTTGGATTGACGATTGTCGTGAGCACGCTGCTCTCACTCTTTGTCTCATTCACGCTGACACCGATGCTGGCCTCGAAGTGGTCGCGCGCCGGCTCGACAACGCTGCGCTGGCGCTGGCTGCACGCGCTCATTGAAAAATTCGAAATCTTTCAGGAAAATTTGAACGAGCGCTATCGCCGCTGGCTGGCGTGGGGTTTGGACCATCGCAAAACCGTCGTGCTCGTCAGCTTCGGGTTGTTGATTCTGAGCTTCGCGCTGGTGCCGCTCGGCTTGATCGGGACGGAATTCATGACCGAAGCCGATCGCGGCGAGTTTGCGGTGAACCTCGAAATGCCGATTGGCACGGCGCTCGATATTACCGACGGTGCCACCCAGCGTGTGGAAAATATTTTGGCGGGCATGCCGGAGGTGACGCGTTACTTGACGACGGTCGGCAAATCGCAAAGCGAGTGGTCGAGCGCCAAGCGCCCGAACGTCGCGCAAATTTCGGTGACGCTGCAAAACAAACGCGAGCGCAAACGCAGCACGGCGGAAGTGATGAACGACATTTCCCGGCAAGCCGCCGCCATTCCCGGTTTGACGGTGCGGATGAGCCCGATCAGCATGTTCGGCGCCGCGCAGGAAGCGCCGCTGCAAATCGAAGTCAAAGGTCCGGATCTGGAAACGCTTGCCGCTATCGCCGAAAAAGTGACCGCCATCACTGCGCAGGTTCCCGGCACGCGCGACGTGAAAAGCTCGTGGGAAGAGGGCCAGCCGGAAATTCAAATCTCGGTTGACCGTGACCGCGCCGCGCCATTCGGCTTGACGCTCGGCGAGATCGGCGTGGCGCTGCGCAGCGCGCTGGAAGGTGACATTGCGACGAAATTCAAAGACGGCAACACCGAATACGACACGCGCGTCGTGCTCGCCAAAGCCAACCGCTCGAACCCGGCTGATGTCGAAAAAGTCACGTTGGTCAATTACCGCGGCGAGCGCATCTTTCTCGGACAGGTCGCCGACATTTACTACGGCAAAGGCCCGACGATGATCGGTCGCAAAGACCGCGAGCGTTTGATCACGGTTTCGTCGAATCTCAACGGCACGGTGCCGCTCGGCCAGATCTCGGCGGCGATTCAACAGCAGGCCGCGGCGTTGGATTTGCCGCCGGGCGTGACGATTGCGTACGCCGGCGACGTGCAAAACATGCAGGACATGTTTCGCGACATGATGATCGCCATCAGCTTTGCCATTTTGTTCGTGTACATGATCATGGTCGCGCTGTTTGAAAGTTACGCGCATCCGTTCACGATCATGTTCTCGATTCCAGTGGCGCTCGTCGGCGGCCTCGGCGCGCTGGCGCTCACCGGCCAAACTTTGAACATGTTTTCGATGATCGGCATTTTGCTCGCCCTCGGCCTGGTGACGAAGAACGCGATCTTGCTCGTCGACCGCGCCAACGAGCAGCGCGCCAAAGGGCTTTCCGCACGCGAGGCCCTGCTCGAAGCCGGCCCGACGCGCCTGCGACCAATTCTCATGACCACGCTGACGATGGTGCTGGGCATGATGCCGCTGGCCTTGGCGCTCGGCGCCGGAGCGGAAGTTCGGCAGAGCATGGCCATCGTCGTCATCGGCGCGCTGCTTAGCTCCACGGTGCTCACGCTGGTTCTGGTGCCGGTGGTTTATTCGTACATGGAAGGCTTGCGGGCACGGCTGAGCCATAAAAAAGTTGACGCGACCAACGGCCGCTATGAAAAAATTCCGGAGCTGACGGGCGAAGCGGTGGCGTGAATTGAAAAAGAAATGGAGCGTTGGCGAAAGGGAGAAAGGGTGTGAAAGTTCTTTCTCTCTTTTTCATTTATTGGCAAGCTTTTCGTTGACTATTTGCTTTGAATTTTGTAAAATTGGTTAACGAGCAGTGAGCAAACGACCCCATAAAAAAGAGTCAAATTGGTGGGATGAATTGCCGACAGTCATGATCTGTCCGGAATGTGGCAAAAAAGCCATGCGCCGAGCCCGTGGCCCTTGCCAGCTTCTCGATGGAACGCTTATTCCGGATTTGGAACGCTTCCACTGTTTTTCTTGTAAGGCCGATTTTTTTGACGACGTTGCCATGGGAGTCATTGAAAAATTTCGGCGCAGCCTGTCGCCAAAACGACCTTTCGCTCGCCGTCGCACACGAGCGCGAAGCGCTGTTGTCGAGCAATAAAAATCGGAATGAAAAACTGCCCCCTGCCCAGATTGAACCGGCACTCCGAATTACGCCATTTTTGATGAATGAACACGCATGTTGAATCTTTCACCGGATTTTGATGCTGCGCTCGAAAAAATTTTTGCCAGTGTCAAGATTGACGAGCCGCTTTCATTGCACACCACCCTCGGTGTCGGCGGGCCGGCAGCGCGATTGGCGACAGCGACGAATGTCGAACAAATTCAAAACGGCTTGCGGCTGGCTCGCCAGTTCAATGTCCCGGTGTTTATTCTCGGGTGGGGAAGCAATTTGATCGTTTCGGATCGCGGCTTTGCCGGGTTGGTGATCAAGAATCGCGCGCAAAACCGGCAAATTCTCGGCGCGCCGGTAAAGTTAGAAAAAACGCCGCCAAAAACTTTGGCGCGTTTGCAGCCGCAGGGAGAAGGTTATTATCAGATCGATGATTTGATGTACTCCGAAGAAGATTCTCCGCCGGTGATCGTGCAAGTTGAGTCTGGCGCGAAAATCGACACGTTGATGAAGGCGTTGTTCAAACAGGGCATCACCGGCCTGCAGTGGTTTGCCGGCATTCCGGCGACGGTCGGCGGGGCGATTTATATGAACATGCACGGCGGTTATCATTTCTTCGGTGATTTCGTGCATCGCGCCTTGTTGTTTGACGCAAAATCTTGTCAAGCCAAAGAAGTCGATCAGGCTTATTTCAAATTTGATTACGATGACAGTATTTTGCACAAGACCCGCGAGGCAGTGCTGTGGGCGCAACTGCGTTTGTTTCGCGGCAACGTAGGGCGCGCGCAAGCCACGGCGCGAGAATGGGCGCGCCGCAAAGCCTTGCAGCCGCAGCGCTCCGCCGGCTGTGTTTTTCGCAATCTTTCCGCTGAAGAACAAAAGCGCTTGAATTTGCCGACGCCCTCCATCGGTTATCTCGTCGAGCACGTGTTGAAGTTGAAAGGCCTTCGGCGCGGCGACGCCATCGTTTCACCGCGCCACGCCGCCTTTATTGAAAATCTCGGGCAGGCGCGCGCGCAGGATGTCAAGGCGCTTATCGATCTTGTTGCCGAAAAAGCGCGAACGGAATTGGGACTTGAATTGCACGAAGAGGTGGAATATCTTGGCAAATTTTAGCGCCTCTTGAAATTTTACATTTTTACGCATTCCGTTTTACGCCTTATGTTTTAAGCATCATGTCAAAATTCATCATCACCGGCGGCAACACATTGCAGGGAGAATACTTCATCTCCGGCAACAAAAACGCCGCCCTGCCGATTCTCGCCGCGACGGTTTTAACCGACGAGGAATGCCTGATTAAAAACGTGCCGCAAATCACCGACGTCGCCACGATGCTGGCGCTGCTGGCCGATTTGGGAAAAAGCATTGTGCGCGCCGCCGACGGCAGCGTTCGAATCACAGGCGCGGTTGCCAAATCCGATCTCGAAAACGAGCTGGTGCAAAAACTGCGCGCCTCGATTCTCTTTCTCGGCCCGCTGCTGGCGCGTACTGGCAAGGCGACGCTTGCCCCGCCCGGCGGCTGCGTGATCGGCCGGCGCGCTGTGGGAACGCATTTTGACGCGCTCGCAGCGTTGGGCGCCAACATCATCGGCGCGGAAGAAAATTACGACGCGACACTGTCGCAGCCCCGAGCCGGCCGGATTTTTTTGGATGAAGTTTCCGTCACCGCCACCGAGAACGTGATGATGTGCGCCGCCGCGATTGACGGCGAGACGGTAATCGAGAACGCTGCCTGCGAGCCGCACGTCGCTGATTTGGCGCTGGCGCTGAAAAAGATGGGCGCAATGATTTCCGGCGAAGAGACGAATCGACTCGTCATTCGCGGCCGGAAAAAGCTCGACGGTTTTGAGCACACAGTCGCGCCGGATCACATCGAAGCCGGCACGATGATCATTGCCAGCGCCTGCACGCAAGGCCGGATGATCATTCACGACGCCCGCCGATCACATTTGCGGCCGATGCTGATTTATTTGGAACGCCTGGGCGTGCGGGTGAAATTTCTCGACGACAAGACCCTCGAAGTTTTTCCCTCCGAGCTGAAAGCACCTTCCGTTAAAATTCAGACACGGCCGTGGCCGGGCTTCCCGACGGATTTGATGAGCCCGCTCATCGTTCTCGCCACGCAAGCCTCGGGGATGACGCTATGCCATGATTGGATGTACGAGTCCAGGATGTTCTTCGTCGATAAACTCATTGCCATGGGCGCCAATATCACGCAATGCGACCCGCATCGCGTGATCGTGATCGGCCCGACGCAACTGCGGGCGCAAAAGCTCAGCAGCCCGGATATTCGCGCCGGCATTGCGCTGGTCATCGCGGCGCTGGCGGCCAGTGGAACGAGCACGATCGACAACGTCGAACTGATCGACCGCGGGTATGAAGATCTCGTCCTGCGTTTGAAAAAGTTGGGAGCGGAGATCGCGCGGGAGCCCTGAGGAAAATCTGCTTGCGCGTGATGTCAGAAACGCCTAAATTGTCTTATGATTCTCGGTAAATTTTAAGATTATTTAAGGAGACGTCCCGTGCCCTCGCCTTTTCCCGGAATGGATCCTTACCTCGAGGCCCCGCATATTTGGGAGGATTTTCACGCCAACTTGGCAACGGAAATCCAGCGGCAACTGGCGCCCGGCCTCCGGCCTCGTTATATTGCCGCTTTGATTCCGACGGTGACCTATGATGAAGTTATCGTCGAAAAAACTCACCGGGAGAAGCCCGATGTAAGTGTTTGGCAAGTGGACGAGCAACCATGGGGCGGCGAAGCGGTCGCCATCGCGCCGGCTCCGCTCGTCGGCCATGTCGTGCTCGAAGAGCCGATCAAAATGTACAGCGTTGAAATTCGCGAGGCCGCCACCGGCCTGTTGGTGACGGCGATCGAAATTCTATCGCCGGTTAACAAGCGACCAAACCACGAGGCGTTCGAGGATTATCGCCGCAAGCGCCGCGACCTGTTGCGCAGCTCGGTACATCTGATGGAGATCGATCTCTTGCGCGCCGGTCAGCGCCCTCCGCTGGTCACGCCTTTGCCTGAAGCGCCATATTTTGTTTTTCTGCATCGCGGCGACAACCGCCCTAAAGTCGAAATCTGGCCGCTGCGAATTCAAGAGGCCATTCCCGTGCTGCCGGTTCCATTGCTCTACCCCGACCCGGACGTGCCACTCGATCTTGGCCACGCCATTCAAACGATCTATGAGGTCGCGGTTTATCGCCTTCGCCTCAACTATAGCCAGCCGCCGCCCAAACCTGATCTTGCGCCGGAGGACGCGGCGTGGATCGAGGCGCGTTTGCAATCCATCAAAAGTTAAAAACAAGTTTCAGTCAACCCCATCTTGAGCCAGCGATGACGCCAACCAAACACGCCCCCGGCCAAATCGTCACGGCCAAAGTCACTCGTATCCTGCCTTATTTCGGCCTGCTCGTTCGTTTGGAAGATGGCAGCCGGGGATTCATCCGCCGCCGCGAATTGTCCTGGTCCGAGAAAGAGCCGCATCCGGGGAAAATTGCGCACGTCGGAGATGAAATCGAAGCCGCAGCGCATCGCCAGGCTTCTGCGGCCGGTGATGCGGAAAGTTCACGACATCGAAGAATACCTGCACCGGATTGAAAAGTTGTTGAAGCTGATTCGCGAGATTCCGATCAATGCGCCGCTCTCCGCGGAAGAAGGCGTCGAATCGTTGGAAGTCAACGCCCTGTTGCAGGAACGTGTCTTCCGTCTGTTGGAAGCGCGCGAAAAGGCTGAGTTTCATCTCGAGTGGAGTTTGGAATTGCCAGACACGGCGAGAGTGCGGGTCAGTCGCGAATGGCTGCGCCGCGCCATCGATCTGTTGGTGCAGAATGCCTTTGATGCCATGGAAGAAATTTCGCCAAAGACGCTGACCGTCCGAACTTTCCATGCCGGCCAACGGGCGGAAATCCGGCTCAAGGACAGCGGCAACGGCATTCCGCCCGAGATTGTCAACAAGCTCCTACGTGAGCCCATCCCCAAAAAAAAGGGAGAGCGCGGTTCCGGAATGGGGTTGTTGTTGGCCCAGCTTATCGTGCAGACTTACAAAGGCGACATTCGCATGATTTCCACCGGCCCGCAAGGCACGGAAATGGCTCTCTCCCTCCCATTAGAAGGCGACTAAACATGTCATCTAACCTGGAAGGGAAATTTTATGTGGCAACGTATGAAATCGCAGCTTTTCGGGCGCCGCACGAAAGTGAGGCGGCAGGGCGGTTGGGATTTTTTCAAAAAACTTTTTTCTCCTCAAACGAATAAAAGCAGACGGGCGTGCAGCATGAATGAAAATTCGGCGTCAATGCAAATTCTTTTTATGGGGAAGGATGCCTTGTGGTACAAAGTCTTGCAGCAGGCTTTGGCCTCACAGGGCGAAGTTTATCAAACCACCTTTAACGAGCTGAACGGCGCAACGGCGCGGCGGCGATACGATCTCATCGTGGTGGATACCATGGATCTGTCGAAAGACAAAATTCGCCCGACCATCGATCGCCTGAAGAAACAGCAGAGCGAGTCGCGTGTCGTTCTCGCTTCAGCCTCTCCAACGTGGGAGCCGGTTCGCGAAGCGCTGAAAGCCGGCGCCGCCGATTATATCACCAAATCCTATGATCCGGACGGCGTGGCGAAAGATTTGTCGCCATATCTGCCAAGGGCAAAAAGGAGACTTGAAAGCAATGAAAAAACATAAACTCCTTCTTGCAGATAATGACGCCGAATTTTTGCACACGCGCAAAGAAATTTTGGAAGCCGAAAGTTATGACGTCGTTTCCGCCTCCAGTCCGGAAGAGGCGAAAGCTTTGTTGCAGGATCAGACCGTGGATTTGGCTATCGTTGATTTGCGGCTGCGCGATGACAAAGACGAGGCTGATATCAGCGGGCTGGCCTTGATCAAAAGCGCGGCGCCGCACGTGCCAAAAATTTTAATGACGGCCTATCCCACCGTCGAGATGGCTCGGCGGGCGCTCAAGCGCGACGTCGATGACATTCCAGCGGCGGTGGACTTGGTTGCCAAACAAGAAGGCGTCGAAGTGCTGCTGCGCGCGGTGTCTCAAGCCATGAAGAATCGCGATACGAAAGGAAAGCCGCAGCCGAGACGACTGCGGCTCGTCGCCGGAGGTGTCGTCGCCATCGGCATGATGGTTCTGCTATGGGAAGATGGCGTCAAAGGTGTTTTGGTCGCCGTGTTCGCCGGCGTTGCCATTGAACTCATCTCGGCCCTGTTTACGAAGTTGACGGGCTTGAAATAGATGCATAAACAAACTGAGGAAAAGAAAATGGCCAAAATTCTTCTTGCCGATAACGACGCGAAATTTTTAAAAAGCCGGACGGAAATCCTCGAAAAGTCTGGATATCCGGTCGTGGCTGTAAACAGCTTGGATGAGGCGCGGAAAAAATTGAGGGACAATCATTGTGATTTGGCTGTCATTGATGTGCGCCTCTTGGATGACAATGACCCCAATGATTTCAGCGGGCTTACTTTAGTGCGAGAGTTAAACCCTGATGTTTCAGTTATACTTTACTCAGGATACATCCGCGATGAAGATATCAAGGACTTCAGCGCTGAGGGCCGTATTGTCGATTTTTTATTTTCCAAAGATCATGAGCCGATGCTGCAGGCGATTCAGCATGCTTTTGAACGCAAACGCCGGCAGGCTTCGGCAATCAAAGCTCAACCGGTTCCGAGCCCTTCGCCGGTTCGGAGCTCTCAGATTTTGCTCTTTCGTGTTTTGGGATTTATTTCTCTACTCACCGGCGGGATCATCGGAGTTATCGGAACGATTTCCGGCAATCTCGGGCTTCTCATTCTTCTGACTCCCCTGTTAATCGTCATTGGCGGCATTTTAATCATTGCCGATTTGATGCAGCGCGACACGTTGGCATCGGAATCCTAACCCAAAAAAGCAACAACGACTTCTTATTATCGGAGCGTTAATCTTGCTGCTGGTTTTGATTTTGCTATTTTTTATGTTTGCTTATTGGGCTTTGTCGCGTGACTACGAACAGTTTTCTCTCAGCAAAGCTCCCTCAAGCGATTCCCTGAGAACAGTGAAAATGAAAGTCAGGCCTTTTTTCAGCTCTTCATTAAGAAATGTTTGGGGAGGAAGTTCAACGGACGCGGTGAAATTGGTGTTGAAGGCAAGCCTCGCTGGACAAACCGCAACGAATATCGGAAATCCGATTGTCATCAGCTTGTTCCCTTTTCCCAAAATCCGCTGGGTAAAAAATCTTTTGGGTTCTCTTGCTTTTTCACTTCTACTCTGGCTGCTTAAAAATTATTGGGATGCAACATTCAAAAAAGAATAATTTATTGAAAACCTTTTCATCTTTTTGCGTTTCTATGATCAAACTTGTCCGCCGTTTCTTGCCCCTTGCAATTTGCCTCTTGTTTTTCCTCTCCGCGTGCGCAACTTCAAATCAACTCAAAGCTTCGCAATCCATCGGCGCGCGATCTCTCGCCGAGCTGCGCCAGCGCCTCGAAAACATTTTAAATGCTCCGGCACTCGCGCACGCCCTGGCCGGAATCAAAATCGTTTCACTGCGAACCGGAGAAGTTTTTTACGAGCGCCACGCGGAAATTTTGGCGCATCCCGCCTCCAATCAAAAGCTGCTCACCTCGGCCGCGGCGCTGGCGCTGCTCGGCCCGGCGTATGTTTTCCGCACCATGGTGGCTTGCGATTCGACGCTGCAAACCGGCAGCGTTTTGGCGGGTGATTTGTACTTGATCGGCCGTGGCAACCCGGATTTGCGCCGTGAAGATTTGTACGGCTTGGCGCAAAATCTGGCGCAAACCGGCCTCAAAGAAATTCGCGGCAATCTCGTTTGTGATGATTTTTATTTTGACGACTTGCGCTGGGGCAACGGCTGGATGTGGGATGATGATCCGGCCCATTATGCGCCACGCCTTTCAGCGTTGTCGGTGAATAAAAATACGGTCATCGTGCGCGCCGCGCCGGCTGATAGCCTCGGCCAACCGGCGCGTGTGAAAATCGATCCGCCAACCGATCACGTCATGTTGGTGAATAAAAGTGTAACAGTAAAAAGCAAAACGCTGATTGATTCGCTGAAATTGCCGCCGCTGCTCATCACGCGCAAGTGGCAGCAAAACGAAAACACCATTTTAATCGAGGGGGCGATCGCCCAAGACGAATGGCCGCAAGAAGAAACAGTGAATGTTTTAGAACCGGAAATTTATTGCGGGCGGCTCTTTCGTGATGAATTGCAGCGGGCCGGAATCACGCTCAGCGGCATCGTACAGCGCGGCATGTCTCCGCCCAAAATAAAAATTCTCGCCGAACATCGCAGCCCGATCATGCCGGCGTTGATCAATCTGAATAAAATTTCGGATAACTTGAGCGCCGAGCTTCTCTTGAAGACCATCGGGGCGGAGAAATTCGGCGTGCCCGGCACCGCGACAAAAGGCATTCGCGCCATGCGCCAGTTTTTCGCCGGTGTCGGCATAGACACCAACGCCGTTCACAGCGCCGACGGCTCGGGCATGTCGCATTATAACTTGATCACGCCAGCCAGCATCGTTCAGTTGCTGGCGGCGATGTGGAAAAATTTTTCGATTCGAAATGAGTTTATCGCGACGTTGCCGATTGCCGGCGTCGATGGCAGTTTGAGCGGCCGGATGAAAGGCACCGCCGCTGCCGGCGTGTTGCATGCCAAAACCGGAACGATCAGCGCCGTGAGCACGCTGTCCGGCTACACCACCACCGCCGACGGCGAAGAGCTGGCGTTTTCATTTATGATGCAGCATTTTCTCGGCGGCAGCCGGCCGATTCGTTTGCTGCAGGATCGTCTCGGCGCGGAGCTGAGCGCGTTTCGGCGAAGCACCTCGACAGCGGCAACGAGATGAAAATTTTTTTGAATCATCTAGACATGAAACGCCGTCCCTGGGGGCCAGTTACAGATGGATCGCGCAAGCATCTTGCTTGCAGCCAGGATGACTGCGCTACGCTTTTCCACCAAGACGGAGAGGCATTGCACACCGCCCGACTTTCACATTGACAATCAGCATATTTTTGCCTACTTTGTATCATGCGGCGTTTCAAGCATTGGCTCGAGTATCAGGGCGTGCGGTTTTTATCTTTGTTGGCGCGCCGGCTGCCGTATTCGTGGATACTCGTGTGCGGCGCGGCGTTGGGCAAGTTTACGTTTTCGATTTTGCGCATTCGCCGGCGCGTGGCTTTGGAAAATTTGGCGCAGGCGTTTCCGGAAAAATCCGTGGCGGAATTGAAGCGCGTGGCACGGCGGTCGTATGAAAATTTCGGCATGATGATGCTGGAATATTTGCGCCTGCCCAGACTTTCGGAGAGCGAGCTGCGCCAACGCATCAGCTTCTCGATGCCCCAAGAACAAAATCCTTATGAACAGGCACTGGCGCTCGGCAAGGGGGCAATTTGCATGACCGGGCATTTCGGCAATTGGGAATACATGGGCGCGCTCGTCGCGTTGCATTATCCGATGGTTTATCTTTATCAGGAGCAAAACAACCCGTACGTCGATGCGCTGATTCGTGACATTCGCACGCGCATGCGCATGCCGACGATTCCCCGCGGCGCGGCGCTGCGCGGCATTTTGAAGGCGCTGCGCGAGAAAAAATTTGTGGCGATTCTTGCCGATCAAGACGCCGGCAGCAACGGGTTGTTTGTCGATTTTCTTGGCCGGCCGGCCTCAACCGGCCGCGGCCCGGCGGCTTTTGTTTTGAAAACCGCGGCGCCGATTGTGTTTTGTGTCGCCGTCCGCCAGCCTGGCGGCCGCCATCGTGTGGAAGCGGAATTGATAACGTTTGATTTCTCCCCAAACAGCGCCGCTCTAAGCGAGGAGGAAAAACTCAGGTTGATTACGGAGGCGTGGACAAAAGTTTTGGAAAAATACATTCGCCAATATCCCGATCACTGGTTTTGGATGCATCGCCGGTGGAAAAGCAGGCCAGGAATCAGTAACCAGTAATCAGTAATCCGTGACAAGTCGAAAAAAGGTTTTAATTGTGCAGACGGCTTTTCTCGGCGACGTCATTCTTGCCACCCCGCTGGCCGAGGCTGTGCAGCAAGTTTTTCCTGGCAGTCAAATTGATTTCATGACCATTCCGGCGGCGGCCAATCTTTTGGAGAAAAATCAGTTCATCAATCGTGTCGTGATATTTGACAAACGCGGGAAGCAGCGCGGGGTGCTGGCTTTGTGGGCGCTGGCAAAATCGCTCGAGCAAGAACATTACGATTTGGCGCTGGTGCCGCATCGTTCGCTTCGCAGCGCGCTGCTTGTCCGGCTGGCAAAGATTCCGCAACGCCTCGGCTTTGACCGCAGCGCCGGCAAATGGTTTTTTACACAGCGCGTGCCGTATCGCCAAAAGCACGAGGTCGAGCGCAATTTGGATTTGCTGCGCGTTCTTGACAATACTGTTGCAACGCCGTCGCCGAAAATTTTTTGGGACAAAAGCGACGAGCGGCTTGTCGAGCCGTTGTTGTATCACAGCCAGGCGGCAAAATGGCGTTGCGCCCTGGCCCCGGGATCGGTTTGGGCCACCAAACGCTGGCCGGCTGAACGTTTCATCGAGCTGGCTAAAAAATTAATTGCTGAAACCGGTGCATTCGTTTATTTGATCGGCGGCAGCAGCGATCGCGAGCTTTGCGCCGCAATCGCAGAGGAGATCGGCGGCAATTGTCTCGATGCCGCCGGCAGGCTTTCGCTGCGCCAATCTGCGGCTTTGCTCGACCGCTGCCTGATTCTCGTGAGCAACGACAGCGCGCCAGCCCATCTCGGCGTTGCAACGGGCTGCAAGGTGATCACGATT
Protein-coding regions in this window:
- a CDS encoding S1 RNA-binding domain-containing protein; protein product: MTPTKHAPGQIVTAKVTRILPYFGLLVRLEDGSRGFIRRRELSWSEKEPHPGKIAHVGDEIEAAAHRQASAAGDAESSRHRRIPAPD
- a CDS encoding HAMP domain-containing histidine kinase, translating into MKSKPQRIARLLRPVMRKVHDIEEYLHRIEKLLKLIREIPINAPLSAEEGVESLEVNALLQERVFRLLEAREKAEFHLEWSLELPDTARVRVSREWLRRAIDLLVQNAFDAMEEISPKTLTVRTFHAGQRAEIRLKDSGNGIPPEIVNKLLREPIPKKKGERGSGMGLLLAQLIVQTYKGDIRMISTGPQGTEMALSLPLEGD
- a CDS encoding response regulator codes for the protein MQILFMGKDALWYKVLQQALASQGEVYQTTFNELNGATARRRYDLIVVDTMDLSKDKIRPTIDRLKKQQSESRVVLASASPTWEPVREALKAGAADYITKSYDPDGVAKDLSPYLPRAKRRLESNEKT
- a CDS encoding response regulator; amino-acid sequence: MKKHKLLLADNDAEFLHTRKEILEAESYDVVSASSPEEAKALLQDQTVDLAIVDLRLRDDKDEADISGLALIKSAAPHVPKILMTAYPTVEMARRALKRDVDDIPAAVDLVAKQEGVEVLLRAVSQAMKNRDTKGKPQPRRLRLVAGGVVAIGMMVLLWEDGVKGVLVAVFAGVAIELISALFTKLTGLK
- a CDS encoding response regulator, whose product is MAKILLADNDAKFLKSRTEILEKSGYPVVAVNSLDEARKKLRDNHCDLAVIDVRLLDDNDPNDFSGLTLVRELNPDVSVILYSGYIRDEDIKDFSAEGRIVDFLFSKDHEPMLQAIQHAFERKRRQASAIKAQPVPSPSPVRSSQILLFRVLGFISLLTGGIIGVIGTISGNLGLLILLTPLLIVIGGILIIADLMQRDTLASES
- the dacB gene encoding D-alanyl-D-alanine carboxypeptidase/D-alanyl-D-alanine-endopeptidase: MFFLSACATSNQLKASQSIGARSLAELRQRLENILNAPALAHALAGIKIVSLRTGEVFYERHAEILAHPASNQKLLTSAAALALLGPAYVFRTMVACDSTLQTGSVLAGDLYLIGRGNPDLRREDLYGLAQNLAQTGLKEIRGNLVCDDFYFDDLRWGNGWMWDDDPAHYAPRLSALSVNKNTVIVRAAPADSLGQPARVKIDPPTDHVMLVNKSVTVKSKTLIDSLKLPPLLITRKWQQNENTILIEGAIAQDEWPQEETVNVLEPEIYCGRLFRDELQRAGITLSGIVQRGMSPPKIKILAEHRSPIMPALINLNKISDNLSAELLLKTIGAEKFGVPGTATKGIRAMRQFFAGVGIDTNAVHSADGSGMSHYNLITPASIVQLLAAMWKNFSIRNEFIATLPIAGVDGSLSGRMKGTAAAGVLHAKTGTISAVSTLSGYTTTADGEELAFSFMMQHFLGGSRPIRLLQDRLGAELSAFRRSTSTAATR
- a CDS encoding lysophospholipid acyltransferase family protein — encoded protein: MRRFKHWLEYQGVRFLSLLARRLPYSWILVCGAALGKFTFSILRIRRRVALENLAQAFPEKSVAELKRVARRSYENFGMMMLEYLRLPRLSESELRQRISFSMPQEQNPYEQALALGKGAICMTGHFGNWEYMGALVALHYPMVYLYQEQNNPYVDALIRDIRTRMRMPTIPRGAALRGILKALREKKFVAILADQDAGSNGLFVDFLGRPASTGRGPAAFVLKTAAPIVFCVAVRQPGGRHRVEAELITFDFSPNSAALSEEEKLRLITEAWTKVLEKYIRQYPDHWFWMHRRWKSRPGISNQ